The Pyrus communis chromosome 12, drPyrComm1.1, whole genome shotgun sequence genomic sequence AATGCCATTAGAACATTGAGGAGTGGCAAACTTTATGATAGAAGGGAAGAAGTCGTAGAACCAAAGGAccaagaagagaatgccaacgAAGCAGTTCCACTACCTTCTTCACCACTCGCTGCTCCTACTCCTGCTCCAAAGTTGAAGAATTATGATCCTCCTATGCCTTTCCCGCAGAGATTTCAGAGGCAGAGAAAGGACAAGCATATGTTagatatattggagaaattTAAAAAGGTTCAAATCAACATTCCCTTACTCGATGCTGTAGCACAAATTCCATCGTACGCAAAGTTTTTGAAGGGTCTCTGCACAAACAAGAGGAAATTTACAGACCATGAGAAGATTGAGCTTACAAATTGTTGCAGTGAGGTTTTGACCACAAAGATGCCTCCAAAATTACAAGATCTGAGGAGTTTCACTATCCCATGTGTTATTggtgattttaaatttaataaagcTTTCTTAGACCTTGGTTCCAGTATTAATCTCATGCCATTTTCTATTTATAAGCAGCTAGGTATTGGAGAGCTACAAAGAACATCCGTCTCTTTGCAATTGGCTGATCGATCAGTGACTTATCCCAAGGGCCTTGTTGAGGACGTTTTGATCAAAGTAGACCAATTCATCTTTCCAGCAGATTTCCTTGTGCTTGACATGAAGGAAGACCAAAACATTCCTATTTTACTTGGTCATCCTTTCCTTGCAACCGTTGAAGCTTTAATTGATGTCAAAGAAGGCACACTCAAGCTGCGAGTTCAAGGAGAATCCATAGAATTCAAGATGTTTGAAGCACTTAAGTTACCAGTCGACGTAGAAAAGTGCAGCAACATCGAGCTTTTGCTGCCATTGTTAATGCCAACTT encodes the following:
- the LOC137710010 gene encoding uncharacterized protein; protein product: MAANDNNDGAPRTIQDFSMPQFSSRQSCIVYSELDATSSYEIKDYVINMLPKFSGDENQDASEHVDNFLDICGTQNIKGVSDEFIRLKLFSFSFTGDARTWFKTLPARSITYWTQLSSKFIQKFYTQSRTQRLDAAADGNILGKEPEQATTIIENVVANSSQWDSRELTRNSAYEALQQGLQVNSQAIGKLEAKVGQIDAAMSEREPGRFPSQTDANPKGKEQVNAIRTLRSGKLYDRREEVVEPKDQEENANEAVPLPSSPLAAPTPAPKLKNYDPPMPFPQRFQRQRKDKHMLDILEKFKKVQINIPLLDAVAQIPSYAKFLKGLCTNKRKFTDHEKIELTNCCSEVLTTKMPPKLQDLRSFTIPCVIGDFKFNKAFLDLGSSINLMPFSIYKQLGIGELQRTSVSLQLADRSVTYPKGLVEDVLIKVDQFIFPADFLVLDMKEDQNIPILLGHPFLATVEALIDVKEGTLKLRVQGESIEFKMFEALKLPVDVEKCSNIELLLPLLMPTSWRMSLQIC